The nucleotide sequence AATCGTCTTCGCTGCCAAGTTTCGCAAATTTATTCCATGGGCAAATTAATTGGCAGTCATCACAACCATAAATTCTATTACCAATTAAAGGTCTAAATTCCACAGGAATTGCATCACGTAACTCTATTGTCAGATAAGAAATGCAACGCCTGGCATCAACCACATAAGGTTCAACAATAGCTTGTGTTGGGCAAATTTTGATACAAGCGACACAAGTTCCACAGTCATTTTCTACCTTAGTGTCAGCAATTAAGGGTAAATCTACCAATAGCTCGCCAAGAAAAAACCAAGAGCCTGCTTGCTTGTTAATGAGTAATGAATGCTTACCCACCCAACCTAAACCAGCCTTTTCAGCTAATGGTCGTTCAAGTATCGGCGCAGAATCAACAAAAGGGCGATAGTTAAAGTTTTCACAATGACCTTTAATGTTTTCACCTAACTGCTTAAGACGTTTGCGCATTAACTTGTGGTAATCTCGACCTAATGCGTAACGACTGATATAAGCATGATCTCTATTTTTTAAAATTCGGGCGAACTTAGCATCAGTAGGTAAGTAATCCATACGAACACTAATAACATTAAGTGTGCCTTCTACTAGCTCTTTTGCCCGTGCTCGCATTAAACCATGGCGTGCCATGTAATCCATGTTGCCGTGATAGTTATTATCTAACCATCGAGTTAACGCTGCTTCATGCTCAGATAAGTCAACATCACTGATGCCGACCTGTGAAAAGCCAAGTTCTTGGCCCCAAAGCTTGATTTTTTCTGTTAAATCTTGATAGTTAATAGCAGGTGTAGTCATGGTGGCCGAATATTCAAACGATAAGGTGGTATTGCAAGTGTCGACAAGTTTAACACATCAAGCTTACAAGGTTAATCAGCTGCAATGCTATGAAGCTGATGCAGCGCAATCGATTGGTATTAATTTATTGCAATTAATGCAACGGGCAGGTGCTGCAGTATTGCGTCAAATAGTGCAACGTTACCCTAATACTGAGCAATTACTCATTGTTTGTGGCAAAGGTAATAATGGCGGTGATGGTTATGTTATTGCAACATTGGCGCATGAAATGGGGATAGCCGTGACGGTTGTTGTCAATGGCGCGCGTGAGGTCATTACCGGAGATGCTAAGCAAGCACTGCAATTACTCGAGGCATTACCGGTAAAAATTGATTTTTATCAAGAGGTAGCACAAACACAAGTCGCCGTTAAAAGCTTTCAAGGTGAGCTGTTGGTTGATTGCTTATTTGGTATTGGTTTTAAGGGCTTATTATCTCCTGCTTTTGTGCAGTTAATTACTGAAATAAATGCGCAGCGATGCCCAATAGTCTCTGTAGATGTGCCGTCAGGGCTCAATGCTGACTTAGGCACAGTATCAAGTGTGGCGGTAAAAGCGAATTTAACCGTGACACTAATCGCCTATAAACAGGGACTATTAACCGGGCAAGCGGCTAATTATGTCGGAAACTTACAGCTTGAAACCTTAGGTGTTAATCAGGCATTTTCCCAGCTCACTACCGCAGCATGTTTTCGTCAAACTGAGCATAATTTACCTCCAGTTTTACCACGTCAACCTTGTAGTCACAAAGGTAATATCGGCATGTTGCTAGCCGTAGGTGGCTTCCATGCCTTTACCGGTGCTATCTGTTTAGCGGCAGAGTCTGCTTTACGTTCTGGGGCAGCGTTGTTAAGTGTCTGCTGTGATGAAAAATCCCGAAATGTACTGCTTACACTACGCCCTGAACTCATGGTAATCGCTAATTCGGCTGAAACATTAAAAGATTCAGGCGTAGCTGAAAAGGTAAAAGCCATTATATTGGGTCCAGGCTTAGGAAAAGAACGTTGGTCACGTGACTTATTTGACCTAGTGATACAATGGCCTCAACCAAAAGTTATCGATGCCGATGCATTGCGAATGCTAGCTGCAAAACCGATAAAGAATGAACAATGGGTTTTAACGCCTCATCCTGGGGAAGCTGCCGATCTCCTTGCTTGTTCGATCGCAGAGATTGAAGCTGATCGCTTTTCTGCGGTGAAGAAAATAGCGCAGAAGTACGGCGGTATATGTGTGTTAAAGGGCTCAGGTACCTTGGTCTCTGATGGTGAAGTTATCTGGATAAATAGCACTGGTAATCCGGGTATGGCAAGTGGTGGCATGGGCGATGTACTCAGTGGTATTATTGGTGCCTTGATTTTACAAAGCAGTGATTTATTTACCGCCGCACGTACAGGTGTCTATATTCATGGGCGCGCAGCTGATATTATTGCCAAAAAACAGGGTCAAATTGGCATGTTGGCAAGCGACTTATCGCCCGAAATTCAACGGCTAATTAATGGTAATTACACCGAAGATAAGATACTTTAGAAGTAACAACGATACGATGAATAATATTGTGACAAAACAAACCTTTATATTGATAGATGAATTAGCAACAATTGCCATGGGCAAACAATTAGCTAATATTGTAAAAACAGAATTGAAACAAGGGATTATTGTTTTTCTAAATGGCGATCTAGGAGCAGGAAAAACCACTCTAACACGTGGCTTTGTCCAAGGTATGGGGCATGTAGGGCATGTTAAAAGCCCAACTTATACCTTAGTTGAACCGTATGATTTAGCCGATTGGCAAGTTTATCATTTCGATCTTTATCGCTTATCAGACCCTGAAGAGTTGGAATATATGGGGATTCGAGATTACTTTAATCGTAATAGCTGCAGTTTTATCGAATGGCCTGAAAAAGGTCAAGGCATGCTACCGGCGCCAGATATGATTATAGATTTAGCTTATCATGACGAAGAGCGTGAAATATCACTGCGAGCTGAAACAATTTTAGGCGAAAAAATCTTGGCATTACTAGTTTAAGAACGTCTTTAAAAGGTGTTTAAAGCAGCAAGCTGTAGAGAAAGTTAGCGTGATATTTTAAAGAAAAAAACATCACAATATTAAAATAAACAGCAAAATAACAAATATAATAAGAAAAATAACAAATACAACAAGTTATTATAGAGGTAATACATTCAATGCGTTTAGCAAGCTTTACAAAAAAAATCTCGACGGCATTCATGCTTTGGTTGAGCTTAGCTACGACTGTGTATGCAAGTAACAGCATTGACAGTGTGCGAATATGGCCTGCGCCTGAAAACACCCGCATTGTTTTTGATCTCAGTGAAAAAGCCGATTTCAAATATTTCTCATTAAACTCACCTCAGCGTTTAGTTATTGATTTTAAAAATAGCGTAAATAAAGCGTCATTGATGTCAGTAATCAATGACGACCGTCGAGTAAAAAGAATTCGAACCAGTACGGCAAAAGAAAAAGGCAGTACGCGCTTGGTACTAGAGTTGGCCGAAGATTATCGAGTTTCCGTATTTTCATTAGCACCGGCAGGACAGTATAGCGATCGGCTTGTTATCGATCTGTATGATAAAAAAAGTCAAGCAATAGAAATACATGATACCAGCAAAGATAAACGCGATATCGTGATCGCTATTGTTGCTGGACATGGTGGGGAAGATCCCGGTTCAATCGGTGCTGCAGGTAGCTATGAAAAACGTATCACCTTGAAAATATCACAGAAACTAGCTAATTTAATTAATAAAAAACAAGGGCTAAAAGCGGTAATGATCCGCAGTGGTGATTACTATGTTGACCACAATCGTAAAACAGAGCTAGCCAGGAAGTCCAAAGCGGATCTATTGATTTCCATCCATGCCGATGCGTTCACGTCCTCACAACCTAATGGTGCTTCTGTACTCGTACAAGCAACGCGACGTGCTGATTCAGAATTTACTCGTTGGATTGAAAATAGAGAAAAAAATTCTGAGTTGTTAGGCGGCGCAGGCGAAACGATTAGAAGTACTAAAGATAATAATCTCGCAATAGCGCTGGGCGATATGAAAAAAGAATACACGATGTCGAGCAGTTATGATTTTGCTGAACATGTCGTTAGACAGCTCAAAAAGGTGACAAAATTACATAAACATAAACCGGAGCGTTTAAGTTTAGCAGTATTGAAATCTTCAGATATCCCGTCAGTACTTATTGAAACAGGCTTTATCTCAAATCCGCAAGAAGAAAGGCGTTTGAACGATGCCAAGCATCAACAGAAATTAGCCAAAGCTATATATATCGCGATTGATGATTATTTTGCCAGTAACCCACTAGATGGCACCTTGCTAGCAGCAACACGTGTGCGTGAGCACAAAATAAGTCGTGGTGAATCGCTTTCTGTTGTTGCACAACGCTACAAAATTTCAGTGAGACAATTGAAATCAGCTAATAATCTGAAATCAAATGTTGTCAGAATTGGCCAAACACTAAAAATACCACAGGCAGATTAACCCGCGCATGACCATTGCAATATTACCCGCTCGCCTCGCTAACCAAATTGCCGCAGGTGAAGTGGTAGAACGCCCAGCTTCCGTCGTTAAAGAGCTAGTAGAAAATAGTATTGATGCTGGCGCAACAACCATTAAAATTGATATTGAAAAGGGCGGCGCTAAACGTATTCGTATTAGCGACAACGGTAAGGGCATTGCTAAAGATGAATTAGCTTTAGCGCTAAGTCGGCATGCTACCAGTAAAATTAAGGATCTTGATGATCTTGAAGCCATTAGCAGTTTGGGTTTTCGCGGTGAAGCATTAGCCAGTATTAGCTCTGTTGCGCGTTTAAGTCTAACGTCTAAACCTGAACAACAAGAATCAGCATGGCAAGCTTGTGCTGAAGGTCGTGATATGGCGGTATCGGTTAAACCTGCCGCTCACCCTAACGGCACCACCATTGATGTTTGCGATTTATTTTTTAATACCCCCGCAAGAAGAAAATTTTTACGCACTGAGAAAACTGAATTTGCGCATATTGAAGAAGTCGTTAAGCGCATTGCTTTAGCGCATTTTGATATTACCTTTGTGCTTACGCATAACCATAAAGTGGTTAAGCAGTTTCGTGTGGCGAATTCATCTATACAGCGAAGTAAACGTGTTGCACAAGTTTGTGGGCAAAAGTTTATTGATAATGCAGTCGAAGTTGATTGTGAACATGACGGTTTACATTTGCATGGATGGATTGCCCAGCCGAGTTTTTATCGTAACCAAAATGATCTCTGCTATAGCTATGTAAATGAGCGCATGATGCGTGATAAATTAATTAATCACGCTATTCGCCAAGCGTATGCTGATTTATTACCTCGTGATAGCTACCCCGCGTTTGTCTTATTTTTAAAACTCGACTTTCGTGAAGTTGATGTCAATGTGCATCCGGCTAAGCATGAAGTACGCTTTCATCAAGGACGTTATGTACACGACTTTATTTACTCTGTGTGCAGTAAAGCCCTGCGAAGCGAGTTAGCACTTAATATCGACAGCAGCACCGGTGAAATTTTTACACCAGCAAGTGATGAACAAGTTCTTTTGCAATCAGGGCTACAGACAGAGTTAGCTACTAAATCTAGATCTGATCAACAAGCGGCAGACAATAGCTTCGTGACACCTTTACGCCAGACAACAGAACAAGCAGCAGAAGTTAGTTTTGGCTCATCAAACAGCATGACAGAGTCAAACTACGGTAATAGAGAGCACGCCTCCGCTGGATTTTCCGCTCAAGCGAATACGCGGCATTATGGCGAAAGACCTTCAGCAAAAGTTAATCCTCAAGCCAGCAAGGCTTATAGCGATTTAATGACTCCGCTAGCACTTGATTCTCAGGTAGCTGAGTCATCTGTCGTAGCAACACCAGATCATGTTTTATCAACGTCGGTACCTATAACGTCAGACGAACAGGACGTTGCAATTGATGAAACAAAAATACTGTACTGGCAAGCTCCGCATTATCTTGTCTTTCAGCAGCAGCAAACATTACGTTTATTGTCAGTTAGAAAAATAGATCTGTTACTGCGGTTGCAAACTATTAAACAACGCTGGCATGAAAAGTTGGTTAGTCAGCCGTTATTACTACCAATAAAAGTGACGGTAAGTGAAAAAGTCGCTAATTTTGTGCAAATAAATACGAATCAATTTCAACATATTGGTATGGAGATTCGTCAGCTTGGTAGCACAAAACTACAAATTCGACAATTTCCGGCTTTACTGAGAAATAAAGATATCGCCAATAGTTTTAATAGATTAATTAAACAGTTAGATGTCGAGAATCATAATGATGTACACTCAGAAATAGATTGGCAAATGGCATTAGCAGAACTAATGCTCAGTGAAGAAATCAGTCAAGCGCAGGCATTTCAGATTTGGCGAAATGCCGAAAGTCATTTTAATTGTCAGTTTGAACAGCAACTACGCTTGAATTCTGTAGTGGTAGACCTCACATCTTCTATAAATCAGTTGAAGTAAAAATTAGCCTTAATGACTAACGTAGTAAGTAAACAAGACATCGACGTGAAAGAGCCACCCGTTATTTGTTTGATGGGGCCTACAGCGTCAGGAAAAACTGCGTTAGCGATGGCACTATACGACGCATTACCGTGCGATATTATTAGTGTTGATTCAGCGCTAGTTTTTAAAGGTATGGATATAGGCACAGCTAAACCGACAGCTGAGGAATTAGCGGCATATCCACATCAACTGATCAATATACGAGATGCCAGCGAAAGCTATTCGGCAGCTGACTTTTGCAAAGATGCCCTTAAGGCGATAGCAAAAAGTCGAGAAAATGGCCGCATACCTTTATTGGTGGGTGGCACTATGATGTATTTTAAAAGCTTGATTGATGGTATTTCACCGTTACCTGAAGCAGATAAAAATATTCGAAAAGCCATAGAGCTTGAAGCCGGCGAAAAAGGTTGGCTTGCAATGCATGAGCAATTGCAGAGTTTTGATCCAGTGTCGGCAGAACGTATTCATCATAATGATCCGCAGCGAATTGCTCGGGCAATTGAAGTTTATCGCATCACTGGTAATACTTTGACACAATTGACTGCAATAAAAGGTGATAGACTGAGCGGAAATGTTTTACAGTTCGCTATAGCACCGAAAGAACGCAGTGATTTGCATGCGCGTATCGAATTACGTTTTAAGCAAATGATAGAGCAAGACTTTAAACAAGAAGTTATTGCACTAAAAGCACGAGAAGACTTAAATCAAGATTTACCGTCAATTCGTTGTGTCGGTTATCGACAAATGTGGCAACATTTGCAAGGTGATTATGATCATGATGAAATGGTTTTCAAAGGCATTTGTGCGACGCGCCAATTGGCAAAGCGACAATTAACTTGGTTACGAAGTTGGCAAAATTTACAGTGGTTGCATATGGAAGATGAAAATAATTTACAAGTTATTTTATCGGCAGTAAGCAAACTTTAAACATTGATGTATAATTAAAATAGTTGTGCATTAAGCGACTAGTTTTATTGAATAATTTTAATAAAAAATTGAAGCAAATAATTTACTTTTACTAAAAATAACAAAAGGGGCCAAATAATGGCAAAGGGGCAATCTTTACAAGACCCATTTTTGAATGCGTTACGTCGTGATCGTATTCCGGTAGCAATATACTTAGTCAATGGCATCAAACTACAAGGGCAAGTAGAGTCATTTGATCAATTTGTAATTTTACTAAAAAATACTGTTAGCCAAATGGTATATAAGCACGCTATTTCTACAGTAGTGCCAGCGCGAGCAGTATCTACTATGCCTGCCCCACAAGCCAATCAGGATTCTGAAGATTAATGGAAAAAGCTAGTATTGTATGGAGTCGCTCATTTGTTTGATAGATATCAAGCAGGTGAGCAGGCGATACTTGTCCATTTAGATTTCCCTGATGACAATACCCGCGAAGATCTACAAGAGTTTGAAATGCTTGTGGACTCTGCTGGTATAACGGCGTTAAATACGGTTACTGGTAAACGCACTACTCCGCACACGAAATATTTTGTAGGTACAGGCAAAGCAGAAGAAGTTGCTGATGCTGTACGTATGTTCGATGCGAATATTGTCTTATTTAATCATAGTTTATCTCCATCGCAGGAAAAGAATATTGAAGCTTTGTGTGAATGCAGAGTGGTTGATCGCACAACCTTAATTTTAGATATTTTTGCTCAACGCGCTAGAACTCACGAAGGTAAGTTACAAGTAGAGTTAGCGCAACTGCGTCATATGAGCACAAGACTAATACGCGGTTGGACTCATTTAGAGCGCCAAAAAGGCGGCATTGGTTTGCGTGGGCCTGGCGAAACTCAGCTTGAAACAGATAGGCGATTATTACGTGAGCGTATGGTTAGCATTCGGAAGCGTTTAGCTAAAGTTGAAAAGCAAAGACAGCAAGGCCGTCGAGCTAGAAATAGAGCTGAAATCCCAACGGTTTCCTTAGTCGGTTATACCAATGCTGGTAAATCCACCCTATTTAATAAAATAACGCAGGCGGGTGTATACGCAGCAGATCAACTGTTTGCTACCTTGGACCCGACCTTACGTAAAATTGAAGTCGATGAGGTTGGTCGAGTTATCCTTGCTGATACAGTTGGGTTTATTCGTCATTTACCTCATGATTTAGTTGCGGCATTTAAAGCGACGTTAACAGAAACAAGAGAAGCAGAGTTGTTGCTTCATGTTATTGATATCTCAGATGAACGCCGTAATGAAAATGTTGAGCAAGTAGAAGAAGTTTTACAAGAGATAGAAGCAGGTGATGTTCCACAATTACTTGTTTGTAATAAAATCGACCTACTAGATGATATTGAGCCGAGAATTGATCGTGACGATCAAGGGCTACCTATTCGTGTTTGGCTGTCAGCGCAGCAAGGCATTGGTATTGAGCTTTTATTTGAAGCACTTGCTGAACGTTTGGGTAAACAAATCATCAAACATTTACTCTGTTTACCCCCTAGTGCGGGTAAACTTCGTGGTCAGCTTTATCATTTAAATTGTATTACTGATGAGCGCTACGACGAGCAAGGTAACTGCTTATTAGCTATAAAGTTACCGGTGAGAGAATGGAATCAGTTACTAAAACAAGATGAAGCAGAAATAGAGCACTTTATTCAAACTTAACAGACTGATATATTAGACAGTGTTTTATCGTTTTTATAGCAGTTAGCGCATTAATTTTTTATAGCGGAGAGTACCATGGCTTGGAATGAACCGGGGAATAGTGATAAAGATCCCTGGAAAAATAAAGGTGGCAAGAACCAAGGCCCACCTGACTTAGATGATTTATTAAAAGATATCGGCAACAAGTTTGGCGGTATTTTCGGTGGCAAAAAATCAGGAGGCGACTCTGGAAAGAACTTTTCTAGTATCGGCATCATGATATTGCTTGTTGTCGCAATTTTGGTTTACGCCTTTAATGGCTTCTACACCATTAAAGAGGCTGAAAAAGGTATCGTTTTACGCTTTGGTCAATACGCCGGTATGGTTGAACCTGGCTTAAGCTGGAAATGGACTTTTGTCGATCGTATTATTCCCGTTGATATGCAAACGACACGTAACCTTCCTTCGTCAGGCTTTATGCTAACGAAAGATGAGAACGTTGTACGTGTTGAAATGGAAATTCAATACCGTGTTGTTGATGCGCGTAACTACGTTTTTAGTGTTACTAATGCCGATGAAAGTTTAAGTGAATCACTTGATAGTGCTTTACGTTACGTTGTTGGTCACGCAAAAATGGATGACATTTTGACTAGCGGTCGTGAAGAAGTGCGTCAATCTGTATGGCAAGAGCTAGAAAAAATCATTGAACCTTACAAGTTAGGTTTAATCATTACCGATGTCAACTTTAAAGATGCTCGTCCTCCTGAAGAAGTAAAAGACGCTTTTGATGACGCTATTGCTGCACAAGAAGATGAAGTACGTTTCTTACGTGAAGCTGAAGCTTATGCCAGAGGTATTGAACCTCGTGCTCGTGGTCGTGTTAAGCGTTTAGAACAAGAAGCATTAGCTTATAAAGCACAAGTTTTACTTGATGCTGAAGGTGATGTTGCTCGTTTTAACAAGTTGCTACCTGAGTATCAAGCGGCACCAGAAGTGACTCGTCAGCGTATGTATTTAACGTCGATGGAAAAAGTCTACAGTAATACCAGTAAAGTTATGGTTGATGTTGATGGTGGTAATAACATGATTTACTTACCATTAGATAAAATTATGCAACAGCAATCTGACGGTCAACGTGTTATTCAGCAGACAGCTCCGGCAGTAAACCAATCGTCAAATAGCGGTAATAACAGTGCACCAACATTATCCGGTCGAAATGATCGTTTCAATAATGGGAGAGGCTAAGTCATGAAGAATTTTTTATTGGCCATAGTTGCCTTGATATTTGTGCTGACGGTTTCTTCTGTATTTGTTATTTCTGAAGGCCAACGCGGTATAGTTTTCCAGTTCTCGAAAATTAAGCGTGACGGTGATTCTGGTGATATGAAAGTATATGAACCCGGTCTGCACTTTAAATTTCCATTTATTAACACGGTACGCAGAATTGATGCACGTATCCAAACACTAGATGAAGCTCCAGATCGTTTCGTAACATCTGAGAAGAAAGATTTAATGGTCGATTCATTTGTTAAATGGCGTATCGCTGATTTTTCTACTTACTATTTACGTACCTCAGGATCAATTGAGAATGCTCGTGCGTTATTGAAACAGAAAGTAAATAATGGTTTGCGTACTGAAATTGGTACACGAACTATTAAAGAAATCGTTTCTGGTGATCGTGACGACATCATGGCAAAAGCATTAGAAAGTGCTGAAAGTAGCCGTGAAGACTTAGGTATCGAAGTTATCGATGTTCGTATTAAAGCAATTAACCTTCCTACAGAAGTGAGTAATTCGATATACGAACGTATGCGCGCTGAACGTACTGCTGTGGCCACAGAGCATCGCTCACAAGGTCAAGAACAGAAAGAAATCATCCGTGCAACGATTGATGCTAAAGTTACTGTTATGTTAGCGACAGCACAAAAGAACGCACAAGAAATTCGTGGTGAAGGTGATGCCTTAGCAGCGAAAGTTTATGCTGACTCATACAGCAAAGACGCTGAGTTCTATAACTTCTTCCGTAGCTTAGAAGCATACGAAAGCAGCTTTAGTTCTAAAAGCGATATCTTAGTTGTTAAACCTGATAGTGACTTCTTTAATTACCTAAAAGATGGTAAAAAAGCGAAGTAATACTACACGTTAAACTGTTACTGAAAAGCCATGACATTGTCATGGCTTTTTTATTTTTATAAGGAAGATAAATGCTATCAACATTATTGCTAGCGCTTGCGATTGCGCTGATTATTGAGGGGCTTATTCCGGCACTTTTTCCTAATAAGTGGCGTGCTTATGTACTAAAAATAGCCAACGAACCAGTAGCTGTTATTCGCCAAATTGGCATTTTCTTAGTATTAATCGGCTTAATAGTCTTTTGGTTGGCAAATTAATTACTTTGCTAACTCTGCACTACCAATAGCTTTTTTTTTATCGCGCTAAAAATCGACAATTATTGCTTGGACTCAATATTGATATTTGATAGAATCCCCGCCTAATTTTCTTACCAATATGTGAACATGGGTAAAAACGTCGTAGTTCTAGGCACCCAATGGGGTGACGAAGGTAAAGGTAAAGTCGTCGACTTACTTACTGATAAAGCTAAATATGTAGTGCGCTATCAAGGTGGCCACAATGCTGGTCATACACTAGTCATTAACGGTGAAAAAACCGTTTTACACCTTATCCCATCTGGCGTATTACGTGATAACGTAAAATGTTTAATCGGTAATGGTGTTGTTCTTTGTCCTAAAGCACTTATGACAGAAATGGCAATGTTAGAAGAGCGTGGCGTACCTGTACGTGATCGTCTTTTAATTAGCGATGCATGTCCGTTAATTCTTCCTTATCACAATGCATTAGATGCAGCTCGTGAGAAAGCACGTGGTAGCAAAGCTATCGGTACTACAGGTCGTGGTATTGGTCCAGCTTATGAAGATAAAGCTGCTCGCCGTGGTTTACGTGTTGGTGATTTATTTTGTGCAGAGTCATTTGCCGCAAAATTAAAAGAAATTATGGAATACCATAACTTCGTATTAACCGAATATTACAAAGCTGAGCCAGTAAGCTACGAAGAAGTGCTTAAAGATGCAATGGCTGTTGCTGAAATAATCAAAGGCATGGTTGCTGATATCTCTGAAATGTTAGATCAAGCGCGTAAAGCGGGCGAATCTATCATGTTTGAAGGTGCTCAAGGCACATTACTTGATATCGACCATGGTACATATCCTTACGTAACGTCGTCTAATACAACTGTTGGTGGCGTTGCTACTGGTAGTGGTTTTGGTCCGCTTTACTTAGATTACGTACTTGGTATCACTAAAGCATACACAACACGTGTTGGTTCAGGTCCATTCCCAACTGAGCTAGATGACGAAGTTGGTCATCACTTAGGTACTGTAGGCCATGAATTTGGCGCTACAACTGGCCGTGAGCGTCGTTGTGGTTGGTTCGATGCTGTTGCAATGCACCGTGCTGTACAAGTAAATAGTATCACTGGTTTTTGTTTAACTAAGCTTGATGTTTTAGATGGCTTAAAAACGTTAAAAATCTGTATCGGCTACAAAACGGCAGAAGGTGATGTTATCACTGTACCGCCAACAGCAGCTGAAGGTTACGAAAAAATCACACCAGTATATGAAGAAATGCCAGGTTGGAGCGAATCAACTGTTGGTGCTACTAGTGTTGATGCTTTACCAGCAAATGCTATTGCGTACATTAAACGCATTGAAGAAGTGACAGGCGTACCTGTAGATATTATCTCAACAGGTCCAGATCGTGTTGAAACTATGATTTTAGTTAATCCGTTTGACGAATAATTAAATCTTCACTGTTTTAATTTCTTTTTAAAAACCACCTCCTAGGTGGTTTTTTTATGTCTAAAATTGTTTGATTATTCAAGACCAGGCAAATCCAAACTTATCAACAATGCCCCAATAAAACCGACACGATCCGTGTTTGCACTAATGTAACCTTTAATCTTGTTATAAATAATATTAGCTGAACAGCGGCTAAATTCTGCTATCTGCGATGAAATGATCCAAAGATGAATAGTTTTATAAGTAAAACAGTCGTTTTAAACTAAAGTTTTATAGTTAAACATGGCAAGGGGCAATAATCGCTCTCAATGCTTATTTTTCAATGAATACTTAACGCATTATGCTGAATATTCAGCTAAGTAATGTGATATATGAAACTGCTAAGGCTATATTATTTATAGCTTGTAGCGAATTAATATATACAAAACAGCTTGAAATTAGCAGCCGCATTGCAATAACATATAAAACAATGATAATGAATATAAACACCATGAATTGTTGCAGGTGCAACATTTAGTACAACTAACTCTCGTATTACACTCACCGATTAGGAACAGATATGACAGATTTTCGCCAACAAGCACTTGATTATCACGCTTACCCGACTCCAGGGAAAATAAGTGTTGAACTAACTACCCCAGCTGAAACGAGTGAAGATCTCTCATTGGCTTATAGCCCAGGTGTTGCTGAGCCTGTTCGTGCTATTGCTGAAAATCCTGATGATGTTTACAAATATACTGGCAAAGGTAATACCGTAGCGGTGATCACCAATGGTACGGCTATTTTAGGCTTAGGTAATTTAGGGCCAATGGCCGCTAAACCGGTAATGGAAGGTAAAGCTTTATTATTCAAACGCTTTGCTGGT is from Colwellia sp. Arc7-635 and encodes:
- the miaA gene encoding tRNA (adenosine(37)-N6)-dimethylallyltransferase MiaA, with amino-acid sequence MTNVVSKQDIDVKEPPVICLMGPTASGKTALAMALYDALPCDIISVDSALVFKGMDIGTAKPTAEELAAYPHQLINIRDASESYSAADFCKDALKAIAKSRENGRIPLLVGGTMMYFKSLIDGISPLPEADKNIRKAIELEAGEKGWLAMHEQLQSFDPVSAERIHHNDPQRIARAIEVYRITGNTLTQLTAIKGDRLSGNVLQFAIAPKERSDLHARIELRFKQMIEQDFKQEVIALKAREDLNQDLPSIRCVGYRQMWQHLQGDYDHDEMVFKGICATRQLAKRQLTWLRSWQNLQWLHMEDENNLQVILSAVSKL
- the hfq gene encoding RNA chaperone Hfq, coding for MAKGQSLQDPFLNALRRDRIPVAIYLVNGIKLQGQVESFDQFVILLKNTVSQMVYKHAISTVVPARAVSTMPAPQANQDSED
- the hflX gene encoding ribosome rescue GTPase HflX, yielding MFDRYQAGEQAILVHLDFPDDNTREDLQEFEMLVDSAGITALNTVTGKRTTPHTKYFVGTGKAEEVADAVRMFDANIVLFNHSLSPSQEKNIEALCECRVVDRTTLILDIFAQRARTHEGKLQVELAQLRHMSTRLIRGWTHLERQKGGIGLRGPGETQLETDRRLLRERMVSIRKRLAKVEKQRQQGRRARNRAEIPTVSLVGYTNAGKSTLFNKITQAGVYAADQLFATLDPTLRKIEVDEVGRVILADTVGFIRHLPHDLVAAFKATLTETREAELLLHVIDISDERRNENVEQVEEVLQEIEAGDVPQLLVCNKIDLLDDIEPRIDRDDQGLPIRVWLSAQQGIGIELLFEALAERLGKQIIKHLLCLPPSAGKLRGQLYHLNCITDERYDEQGNCLLAIKLPVREWNQLLKQDEAEIEHFIQT
- the hflK gene encoding FtsH protease activity modulator HflK — translated: MAWNEPGNSDKDPWKNKGGKNQGPPDLDDLLKDIGNKFGGIFGGKKSGGDSGKNFSSIGIMILLVVAILVYAFNGFYTIKEAEKGIVLRFGQYAGMVEPGLSWKWTFVDRIIPVDMQTTRNLPSSGFMLTKDENVVRVEMEIQYRVVDARNYVFSVTNADESLSESLDSALRYVVGHAKMDDILTSGREEVRQSVWQELEKIIEPYKLGLIITDVNFKDARPPEEVKDAFDDAIAAQEDEVRFLREAEAYARGIEPRARGRVKRLEQEALAYKAQVLLDAEGDVARFNKLLPEYQAAPEVTRQRMYLTSMEKVYSNTSKVMVDVDGGNNMIYLPLDKIMQQQSDGQRVIQQTAPAVNQSSNSGNNSAPTLSGRNDRFNNGRG
- the hflC gene encoding protease modulator HflC: MKNFLLAIVALIFVLTVSSVFVISEGQRGIVFQFSKIKRDGDSGDMKVYEPGLHFKFPFINTVRRIDARIQTLDEAPDRFVTSEKKDLMVDSFVKWRIADFSTYYLRTSGSIENARALLKQKVNNGLRTEIGTRTIKEIVSGDRDDIMAKALESAESSREDLGIEVIDVRIKAINLPTEVSNSIYERMRAERTAVATEHRSQGQEQKEIIRATIDAKVTVMLATAQKNAQEIRGEGDALAAKVYADSYSKDAEFYNFFRSLEAYESSFSSKSDILVVKPDSDFFNYLKDGKKAK
- a CDS encoding DUF2065 domain-containing protein produces the protein MLSTLLLALAIALIIEGLIPALFPNKWRAYVLKIANEPVAVIRQIGIFLVLIGLIVFWLAN
- a CDS encoding adenylosuccinate synthase, whose amino-acid sequence is MGKNVVVLGTQWGDEGKGKVVDLLTDKAKYVVRYQGGHNAGHTLVINGEKTVLHLIPSGVLRDNVKCLIGNGVVLCPKALMTEMAMLEERGVPVRDRLLISDACPLILPYHNALDAAREKARGSKAIGTTGRGIGPAYEDKAARRGLRVGDLFCAESFAAKLKEIMEYHNFVLTEYYKAEPVSYEEVLKDAMAVAEIIKGMVADISEMLDQARKAGESIMFEGAQGTLLDIDHGTYPYVTSSNTTVGGVATGSGFGPLYLDYVLGITKAYTTRVGSGPFPTELDDEVGHHLGTVGHEFGATTGRERRCGWFDAVAMHRAVQVNSITGFCLTKLDVLDGLKTLKICIGYKTAEGDVITVPPTAAEGYEKITPVYEEMPGWSESTVGATSVDALPANAIAYIKRIEEVTGVPVDIISTGPDRVETMILVNPFDE